The proteins below are encoded in one region of Coffea arabica cultivar ET-39 chromosome 4c, Coffea Arabica ET-39 HiFi, whole genome shotgun sequence:
- the LOC140004809 gene encoding uncharacterized protein produces the protein MIRANIQEDPEATMARFLNGLNLEIRKKVEFQDHFEFQQMVSYAEKVEKQSLPLKTPSGRITTSSSTPWKRNQLPTSSAWPRQGNRERENKRMEQPSHPSATSSKPTPWPTLPGANTSTNQPRACFKCKGIGHLMAQCPNRSIMYMNEEGMWQSEGEEEYADMPPLEEEGKDDDLVEIEEDPVARTMVTMRVLNAQAQEDDLQRTNIFHTRCKIGDEEFKDVFPEELPKGLPPIRVPVILVPKKEGTWRMCTDCRAINKITVKYRHLIPRLDDMLEELHGAIIFTKIDLRSGYHQIRIKEGDEWKTAFKTNKSLEEHVEHLRLVLIVLRENRLFANLEKCVFSTPEVNFLGYIVGANGISVDPAKVKAIMEWPTPTNVSQVRSFHGLASFYRRFVKDFSTIAAPLNEIVKKNVGFQWGKEQEESFNKFKNLLTSAPILALPNFDLMFEVECDASGIGIGAVLHQNNRHLAYFSEKLSGGALNYPTYDKELYAVVRALEVWQHYLMPKEFVIHTDHESIKFLKGQDGVKKAEAVRILHERVRAQIEKKNVQYAQHANKGRKHVVFKPGDWVWVHMRKERFPASRRTKLHPRGDGPFRVLERINDNAYKLELPSEYGISASFNVSDLSPFDFDTDFEDLRTNPFEEGGNDADTGAQQLQPWVKDNIEELAL, from the exons ATGATAAGGGCCAATATCCAAGAGGATCCGGAAGcaaccatggcaaggttccttaatggattaaatcttgaaatTAGGAAGAAGGTTGAGTTTCAAGACCACTTTGAATTTCAACAAATGGTGTCGTATGCAGAGAAGGTGGAAAAGCAATCCTTACCTCTAAAGACACCTAGTGGCCGAATCACTACATCTTCTTCCACCCCTTGGAAAAGAAATCAATTGCCAACATCCAGTGCTTGGCCAAGGCAAGGTaatagagagagggaaaacaagcGGATGGAACAACCGTCCCATCCGAGTGCAACTTCTTCTAAACCAACCCCGTGGCCGACTCTTCCAGGAGCAAATACATCTACCAACCAGCCAAGGGCATGTTTCAAATGCAAGGGAATTGGCCACCTCATGGCTCAATGCCCTAACCGAAGCATCATGTATATGAATGAAGAGGGAATGTGGCAAAGCGAAGGGGAGGAGGAATATGCGGACATGCCACCGCTTGAAGAAGAGGGAAAGGATGATGACCTGGTTGAAATAGAAGAGGACCCCGTGGCTCGAACTATGGTGACTATGAGAGTGCTAAATGCACAAGCTcaagaagatgatctccaaCGGACCAACATTTTTCATACAAGATGCAAAATTGGAGATGAG gaattcaaggATGTGTTTCCGGAGGAACTACCGAAAGGATTACCTCCAATTCGAG TTCCCGTTATTTTAGTACCTAAGAAAGAAGGGACTTGGAGAATGTGTACAGATTGtcgtgcaattaataaaattactgttAAGTATCGTCATCTCATTCCTAGGCTAGACGATATGTTAGAAGAATTGCATGGAGCaatcattttcactaaaattgacttaagatctggttatcatcaaataaggATCAAGGAAGGTgacgaatggaaaactgctttcaaaacgaa CAAGTCTTTAGAAGAGCATGTTGAGCATTTGCGACTTGTTTTAATTGTCTTGCGTGAAAATAGGTTATTTGCTAACCTGGAAAAATGTGTCTTTAGCACTCCTGAggttaactttcttggttatattgttggtgCAAATGGCATAAGTGTTGATCCCGCCAAGGTAAAGGCTATCATGGAGTGGCCGACTCCAACCAATGTGTCTCAGGTAAggtcttttcatggtcttgcaagCTTCTATAGGAGATTTGTTAAAGACTTTAGCACTATTGCAGCACCTTTGAATGAGATAGTTAAAAAGAATGTGGGGTTTCAATGGGGAAAAGAGCAAGAAGAGTCGTTTAACAAGTTTAAAAATTTGTTAACTTCAGCACCTATTCTTGCTTTGCCTAATTTTGATTTGAtgtttgaagttgaatgtgatgctagtgGGATTGGCATCGGGGCTgttttacatcaaaataatagGCACTTGGCATATTTCAGTGAGAAGTTGAGTGGGGGAGCTCTTAATTACCCTACTTATGATAAAGAATTGTATGCTGTTGTGCGTGCTCTTGAAGTGTGGCAGCATTATCTTATGCCTAAGGAATTTGTGATACATACTGatcatgaatcaattaaattccttAAGGGGCAGG atggtgtcaaaaaggcagaAGCTGTTAGGATCTTGCATGAGagagttcgagctcaaattgagaagaaaaatgtgcaatATGCACAACATGCAAATAAGGGTAGAAAACATGTTGTATTCAAACCcggtgattgggtttgggtgCACATGAGGAAGGAAAGGTTTCCAGCATCTCGACGGACCAAGTTACATCCAAGAGGCGACGGACCTTTTCGAGTACTAGAGAGGatcaacgacaatgcatacAAATTGGAACTTCCAAGTGAGTATGGCATAAGCGCATCTTTTAATGTATCTGACCTATCTCCATTTGACTTTGATACAGACTTTgaagatttgaggacgaatcctttcgAGGAGGGAGGGAATGATGCAGATACGGGTGCAcaacaacttcaaccttgggtcaaggacaaCATTGaag agctggctctttaa